In the Pedosphaera parvula Ellin514 genome, GAAAGAACAAGCATCCGCAAAATCCCTCAAATGAGCCGTCGCCGTCGCAACGATCCTTTAGACGCCCTGCCGCAACTCGCCGGCTTGGTTATCCTTGCCGTTTTCTTTATCCCAGGTGCATCACGATTGCTGATTTGGGGCGCAGCCATTTTTTTCATCCTGCTCGTCGCATTCATCATCTTCCGAATCGCCACCAGAAAAAATCGCTCCCAAACCACAACCACTAGGGCACCGAAAACCACTCTCCACTCCCACGCGCCGACACCATCTCACACCGCCCCTGCTCCCACGCTTTCAGAAAAACTCCACCACATCGATTGGTATCAATTTGAAAAACTCCTCGGCATCCTCTACCGCTCCAAAGGCTACTTCATCCATCGCCTCGGCGGAGCCCAACCCGATGGCGGCGTCGACCTCATCATCGAACGCGAAGGCATCAAAACCATCATCCAATGCAAACACTGGGAAAGCTGGACCGTCGGCGTCCGCAACATCCGCGAATTCCTCGGAACTCTCACCGACCAACAAATCTCCCAAGGCATCTACGTCACCCTGAAAGGCTACACCAACGGCGCCCTCCAACTCGCGAAGAAGCACAACATCACCCTCCTCGGCGAACCCGAACTCATGGCCCTGTGCGAGAACCTAAACTGGAAGCAAAACCCCGAAATCCTCTCCCTCCTCAACGACACCCGCAAACTCTGTCCCAAATGCGAAAGCGAAATGGTCCTCCGCACTTCTGGCAGAGGCCCAAATCGTGGCAACCAATTCTGGGGCTGCTCCACCTACCCCAAGTGTCACTACA is a window encoding:
- a CDS encoding restriction endonuclease, which codes for MSRRRRNDPLDALPQLAGLVILAVFFIPGASRLLIWGAAIFFILLVAFIIFRIATRKNRSQTTTTRAPKTTLHSHAPTPSHTAPAPTLSEKLHHIDWYQFEKLLGILYRSKGYFIHRLGGAQPDGGVDLIIEREGIKTIIQCKHWESWTVGVRNIREFLGTLTDQQISQGIYVTLKGYTNGALQLAKKHNITLLGEPELMALCENLNWKQNPEILSLLNDTRKLCPKCESEMVLRTSGRGPNRGNQFWGCSTYPKCHYILNIS